CTAGATGGAGTTACTATCAAGACTACGACTTCGGGTTTGTGAAATTGACCGCTTTCAACCAGTCGACGCTGTTGCTCGAGTACAAGAAAAGCAGAGATGGTTTGGTGTATGATTACTTCACAATAACACGTGATTATCGTGACATATTGGATTGCTCTGTGGACAGCTGTTCAAAGACATCCATGTCTAGTTGAGCAGGCCCCTTGATTGCACTAGTATATTGAAGGCTGTTGACAATATCTGTATATGAGGTGAAGCAAATGAATGATTACAGAGGAGCATCCTGTGTATTAATGTCATATATTGACTACCAGGCAAAACTTGGATGATCCAAGAATACCTCATTGTTTAAATGATTTAATTTGTATATGAAGCTGGAAACTGTTATTAATGAGATTGTATCTATGGAAATATCTGCTTTGTGATTCCTGTGTCATTGTTATGCAGAATCCTTCCACTTCCAGACTCTGTGCATGGTCTCTCTCAAGAAACTCATTGAATTCCATGACCAGCAAAGTCATGTCTCAATTTGGGTTGGAATCAGCTGTCCATGATAATGGATTTACAGTTTCTTTAAATGCAATGGACAAATTGATTGGATTCACCTCTCAGTTCCCATATGAGTTAAAATTCTAGGATCCTTCATTCAAGCAGATCCAAAAAAATTTCATTGAATTAGTTGGAAAAGTCTTGAAAAGTATGTTAGGGggggcaaaaaaaaagaaaaagaaaaaatcctTACATGGACATCTCTAGTAGCCATGCAATCCTTCTGAGATGTTAATTGATGTAGCAATCATTATTCATATGCTCGATTCAGTATACTTAAAGCTCaagttaataataattaaatttaaaattaatttaattataaacTTATGATGCAAAAAATCCTTAAAGTTAATAATGGTTGAATAtaagattaatataataataaaaaagagaagaCTACAAACATGTGATGCAAAAATCCTCGAAGAAGCGTATGAATGTGAACCAAGAACAAGTCGTTTTCCGCTCAACAAGCCATAACCTTTTAACCCCAGCTTTTGTCTGTTCTGCTTCAGATTTGATGCATCATACGGCCCACATCGATCGACATCCAACATCCTTCCTCCCCATcacaataatatttatttactaaTTGCCTAATATATTTTGATTCCCATGGACACGACCTTGGGTGGCCGCGGGTCATGGGATCCTAGCCGTTCTCAAACGGCGAAGATGAGGCATCGATGGCTGAGATCAGTTGGGCCTCGGAAGCTCCTCCCCGCGGTCCCATCGGGAATCTCAACAAGAAAGACCTTTTCCACCCGCTTTTTTAATACCCGTTTCCGTACCTGTTCATTGGGAACCAGGTGGGCCCCATTTTTTATCCAATAATAACGCAAATGCAGAAAACGTGTAAACGAAGAAGGGTACCGAAGTTATTATTCAATCTCAAACgcaaaaaagaacatcaaaataagaataaaaaagagagaagaataaTTGaagcaaatctctctctctctctctctctctctctctctctttgtgtgtCTCAGTCTCGCCCTCTCTTGGTTGGGGATTGGAGTTCCTCTTTGGACGCGAGGGAAAAGACGGGTGCGGTTTTCGGAGGGTTTCCAGGCCGTCATTGCTAGGTTGGTTGGTGTTGGGTTCTTATCCCCCGTTTTCGGAAGCCCAACCCTCTCTTTCGGTCCCTTTCTCCTTGTTCTCTTTTAAGTTGGAGCGCCGCTGGTTGCTCTGTTGTGGTCGGGTTCTTCCATCGGCGGCTTCTTTCTGCGCCAAGATCGGCTTTTCCTCCTTATATGGATCGTTTTCCGGCGGAAAAATTGAATCTTTGATGGTGGCGGCAGAAGGGTCGGTGCTGGATTGGTTGATTGCTTATTATTTGCCCTAAAGATCTGATATTTTTATTGTTGTGGTGTTCATTATCGGCAATCTGGGTTTTAGGGTTCTGAAGTGCCGTGGTAATGTTGCTTGAGGTGTGTGGTGCTCTCTCGTTTTCAAATTTTTAGTTTTCGGGGCTGTTTTCTTTTGGCATGGATTCATGAGCTTTTTGCATCTAGCTAGTCTCTTGCTTTGGAGATCTGATTGAACGGTAAGGATAAGACTTTGTAGGTCCGGAAGCTTTGCTCGGTGATGTTTTATCTTCAAGCAAGGAGCAGAAATTGTGCAGTAAGTGGTGTCGAGCAATTTTAGTTCAGCATTGTCTCACTATTTGGTAAATAGGGAGGAGAATATCTTATCAGAAGCATTTATTTCAGTTCTTTCATGAGACAATTCAAGCTAGTTTTCTAAATGGATAAGCAGACCAATCACAAGAGAGTTGAATCTGGAggcagtatttttcggagattaaTCTGTAAGCAAGCCACAGAAGATGCTTCTTCCAATGAAGATAAGGTTCCTTGCAACACCCCCAGAAGATCTGTGGGGTCAAGAACTGATTCTTCATTTGAGGGAATGGCTTCCGGTAGTAGTGTTAATGGAGATAACCTTATGAGTTCAGGTAGGTATGTGAGGGACCATGGTTCTCTTCTGAGTTTGCAGCCGTGGATTTTCAGAAAAGGAAATTATTCGACAGGTGAGGAAACTGGGAAGGCAAATGGTAAGTGTTCTGAGAACTGTAGGTATGACATGGATGGTTTCATGTATAACTCATCTGCAGAGTTCTCTCCACTGAGTGTTAGTCTGGGTCATTCATGTGGTAGAGGTCGAAGCTCTCTTAGAACCAGGCGCCCTCGCCAACACTCAATTAAGCCCCTTTCTTCCTTGGAGAACTGCCTTGTTCCTCAAATTTACAGCGAGAACTTTGAATTTGAAGAGTTTGTTTTTAGTTCATTTCCTTCTCCTGCTGCTCCAGCCTTGAGGCCATTTGTCATAACAGATGGGAGCAAGATAATCAGCAAATCTAGTTTTGGAGATATGGATATACCTTTTGGAAATGGAATACAGGAGAGGAATATGAAGAGAGTGATGGGTGTTTCATCTCTTCCTGAGCCGAGGACACCAAAACGaaagagtagggagacaccagatgAAAAGTTAGAGTCTTTCAACTCCCAGAGATCATGCAGGGGCTGTCATCAGAAAGGTATTAAGACACCATGTCTTCATGTGTTTTTGTACCAAATATGCTTGCATCTCTGATTTGTTTTAGACACTAGATCTACTTAAGTAGCTGAGGAATATATTTAGATAACAGTAAAACTTATTAGGAAGTTGTTTAGGTTGTGAAGCAACATTGAAACTTTGAAGAAATAGTATATGGTACTATGCTTGTATCTCTGATTTGTTTTCGACACTAGATCTACTTAACACATTGCATGCTGTATTATGTACTTATCAAATGTCCATCTCAACATATAATTCTTCTGACAATTAGTTTGAAGGTACATTGGATACTTTTATTTTTATTCCATGTGGATGCCATCAATGATTGCTTGAGTATATACATCGGCCTTGTTAATTTCTCAATTTAAAGATTACTAAAATGGAAAGTTCTATCATGTTTAGTTCTTTTTAAATCTTGTCTACAGAAGTCAAACTTTTTAATATGATCTCTGTATATTTTCTATTCCAGACTTCTTTTAATCCTGACCTGGATTGCCACATTGCAAACTGTATTACGTACTTATCAGATTTGCATCTCATCGTGTCATTCTTCCATCAATTAGTTTGAAATACTGGATATATTTTGATTCCGAGTGGATGTCATTGGTGATTGCCTGACTATATACAGCAGCCTAAGAATTGTCCTCTGAAGCATATAAAAAATGTGAAATCCTGTTGTGCTTAATTCTTTCTAGATCAACTGTTGCCATTATTGTCTGCAGATGTGAAAGTTCTTAATGCTTTAACCATTTTTTAATGCCTTCTTATTATAACATTTATTGCTTGTCTTTTAGAGTGAAATAACTGTATTTCGTATAAGGGACTACTAATTATGTAGATGGTGTTCTAGAACCTCTAGGACATGACTTGTTGTCAAAATAGATGTTGGTTGATATGATGCCAAATAAGGGTTGCAGTCTTGTATCACGGTAACCTTGTACCATTGGGATATACCAAAGACTCGAAtagtaagaagaagaggaagaggtggtggtggaggaaggaggaagaggaaggaggaggaagaagaggaggtggtggaggaagcggggaggaagaggaaagaaaaaggaggaggcgaaggaggaggaggaaggaggaagatgaATGAAGGAGAGGTGATgatggaggaaggaggaagaggaaggaagaagaggaggcagtgaaggaagaggaaggaggaagatgaATGAAGGAGAGGTGATgatggaggaaggaggaagaggaggcagtgaaggaagaggaaggaggaagaggaaagaagaagaggaggcagtgaaggaagtggaaggaggaagaggaaagaagaagaggagggggggAAGAGGAGGATGTGGTGAAGGGGAGTTGGATGAGGAAGGAGGAAtaggaaagaggaggaagagaaaggaagaacagAAGGCGGCAGAGGAAGAAGATAAGAGGAGCATACCTGCTTGGTGGTGCACAGTGGGTAGAGGGTGAGGTAGGCTGCGACGGATGGTGGCAGGCGAGTTTCTTGCACACAATAGATAGTGGGTGTTGAGGTCTTGCAATTCACGATTAGGGTTATAGGAAGGAGGAAtaggaaagaggaggaagagaaaggaagaacagAAGGCGGCAGAGGAAGAAGATAAGAGGAGCATACCTGCTTGGTGGTGCACAGTGGGTAGAGGGTGAGGTAGGCTGCGACGGATGGTGGCAGGCGAGTTTCTTGCACACAATAGATAGTGGGTGTTGAGGTCTTGCAATTCACGATTAGGGTTATAGCCTTTCTCTTAGTACAGACCAGACCTGACTGCCCGAAATGGGTTGGGTTCGTGTAGAACTTCATGCCCAAACCAGTAAATGCTGGTCGGTATAGCAAAAAGGATTTCTCTGATTCCTGATATATCCTTCTCTGCAGAAGAGTTGTCAATTAATGTTGTCATGAATGTTTCTCAAATGAAAATGTCTTTGGGTGGCTAATTTCCtttcattattttgttttattctcTTCTTGATTTCTTCCTAGGACTACCACTGTTACCTTCTTTCCTTTCAGCCTTCTAGCTTCATTTACTATAAATGATGCTCATCATTTATGAACAATATGATGGGTCTGGATTTTGGCCATTAACCATGAGGCCAATCAGTTATAATGATTAATAAACTATTTTGGATAATTAACTTGTATCTATCAGTTGAATTTGTTGAACAATTAGTGATAATTATCATGACCATATATTGAATAATCAGTTATAATGATCATTTAAATCAAAACACTACATGACATGATAAAgcataagaaaatataaatgaaattggAATTTTTTTATTGTCAGTTCAGTTCATGAAgaatatacatttatatttagTAGTGTTACATTTATTAACATTGTTACATTCCAGTAGCAATCTGAATTGTTATCCAAGTTGTTTACAAATCTATTTTGACAAGAAAAATTCAATATGTTTAATCGTCTTGTGAATAAGCTGCAACAGTATGTCAGTTTGGCAATTATCATTAATTTCCTTTGAAAGTCTTTTGCTGCAAAACCAGCATTGTCATCTATTGCTGTTGATGTATCTTACAAAAATGTTTTCATTTATTATTTAAGTCCTAAGATAATATATTGTATTCCTTTTGTTACAATTTTCCAAGATCTTTTAATTGCTTCAACTTCCAAATAATTTCTCAGTTAAAAGCAATTTTTGTTCTTTTGGTCATTTTATTCAGCACATATAGTCTTTCCAGGTTCACTTGATGGGATGCATATCTTTTCTGTTGGAGTCAGCCTCGGATTCGTATCTGCTATACTATCAAATAGAAAAGAAATAGAGAAGTTAAACAACATGTTGAAGAGCTCAGAAAATTTGGTTCAAGATTTGGAAGAGGAGTTGGAGATGAAAGAATCCATAATTGTTAAAGAGCTTGCTGATGAAGCTTGTGGGTGCCAGGAACCAAGTGATATCATTGCTGAAATAGAAACTACTGAATCTTCCAGGATTCAAGTTTCTTCATCTTATTTTCTCACCCAAAACAATGAGCACAACCTGCTGCTGTTGCCCAAGGAAGATTCAAGGAGTAAGATTGAAGCAGAACTTGAGATAGAGCTCGAGAGGCTGGAACTGAACATAGCTTCCAGTTTAAATGGAGAAATGTCAACATTTAATGAGGTAAGGCCAAAATTCCTTTATTCTTTGTGATCCTGAACTTTGTAAATAAAAGGAAAATTTTATTTGCCATCTAGTCATTGAAATGGTAATATCTTCGTATGAAGAAGGAATATTTTCTTGTACATCTTTAGATAACATTTGGTGCAACATCTTTGTTTCTATTACTTTCCATTTCTTCCATGATCAATCATTCCCTTAGAATAATGTTTTCTTCATTATGTGATCCTTAAATTTGATACGAGTGTTCTCTTTCTCCGCTTTGTTGGAGCTGAATTCAAAGTTTCTGTAGccactaaattttataaactgcaGAGTGTTATGTTACCTACTCAAATGACAATATGTTGAAGTTTATTCACACATTAATATTACTTGAACTTTAACATGAGAACATGATCTTCTTGATTATCTGCTTTCTGCTCATTTAAGCATCCTTGTTATGATGTTCTATTTATGCTTTTGGACATACTTTTTTGAGAAATGCTTTtgatcgtgccttgtatctttatgGCTGAATTTTGTAAGTTCATCACATAAGAAAATTGTTTGTCTATAAATTAGTAAACAAAATCTTATGCCTCAACCATTGTTATCAATTTGTGTCACAATGCACAACTACGAGGCTCCATGAATAATGTCATAaccaaggtttgtaatttcgtaCCATATCGGAGTTTCGAGCTCAGTTCGGTACAGTATGGTATAAGTATACTAAGCGGTACATttcagtataccgctcggtataccacgTGAGGAGCcgtggggaaaaaaaaaaagggaaaggggAGGGTTTTCCCGCGCAAAgggaaaggcgacgtcgcctcggttTCCccacgtaaaaaaaaaaaaatgaaaagggcAAGGCGACGTCGCTCGGTTTCCCTgcgtgaaaaaaaaagaaaggcgtCGCCTCACTTGGTTTCTTCTGCTGTGGAGAAGAAATCGCTTCTCCTCGTGACATCGCCAAGGCTTCGTCGTTGTGTTGGATCTCCAGGTTATCTTCTTCTcactttctttcttctccctttctttcttctcCGTCACTGATCAATGCTACCGCCCGGTAGCGGACAGTCCATGTACCGGTCTGCTAACGGATCGGTTCATATCGCCCGGTATaggcggtattattcaaaattaaaatccttgatcatAACAATATTTTCCAATGTTCTCATTTGTGTTCTAAATATGCCTGGGACTGTTAATGATACAATTAGGTATCGTGTATGTTAGAAGTTTATATTGTGATTTTAGATGCATTTTTGTTTATGATGTTTATGTTGTTCTGCTCTTTTTGACAATGTCTGGCCATTTGATTTTCCAATATGTATGAATCAGTCAGCGTAGCTTGATGGGGCACACTCCATACTTTTCTAAGCTCATGTTTGGAATATGTCATGTTACAGATTGATCCAGACCTGATAGCCGATGTGGTACATGGGGACCTAAAAGCAGATCTGCTTCCGGGTGGGGCATCTGAGGAGTATGCTGATAATGCAAGTGACAGCAAGAGTGCATCCACAAACTATACCAACAATTTTAACTATGCGGTTTCACCACGAGAGCTTAGCTTGCGATTGTACGAAGTGATCCAACACAGACTAGAAGAACGCATTAAAGAGCTAGAAATAGAACTTCAGAAAACCCAGAAACAACTCCAGTTGGTAGAATCCGAACACGTCTCACGAAGAGCCTTCTCAAGCAGCGACATGGGATCCTCCTCCAACCAGGACAGCCCAATGGATCTCACCGCAGACACTGCTTTCTCTCGGCCATTTTGCTTAAACCTTGCTGGAGATGCTCTGGATGCATACGACGAAGCTTATGAAGAGTTCATGAGGGTTGCAACCACGGAGGAGAAGCTGCCGTCCACAACTAATTCCGATAATGAACTCCAATATGGCTTACCGTCATCTGATCGAAGTTTAATATGGGGAATGGAAGGACCAAAATATCGTGGAAGCGAACCCACGTGGGAGCAGAATCTGAAGAAAAGGGAACCCGATGTCACTCATGAGATATACACAGCAtacgaagatgatgatgatgatgaaatgaaGACATTAATCGAACAAATTATGGAGAGAACAAGGCAAGGCTCGACTATTGTAGTAAATGCTCAAAGAATGCTCTTTTCGATGGATGATTAATTCGAAGGCTGTTGCCCATCGAATAAAGTGCAACGGTCGGTAATTAATAATCGAATATTTAACCTGTCTTTTATCTTTTAACCTGCCATTCCTTTCCCCATACATACTTAGCCTCATTCATTTTGGATCTATACAACTcggtctttcttttgttcttcattttgttacagatataccttttttttttgtcatcaagCCCAGAAAAGTGTAATCTGAGCACATCTTACAACAAAAGTAAGTTATCTTTTCAGTGTAACATAGCAATTGGATTGCGCCAAAGTACAGATCTAAACTGAGTTGGATTCagtgttttctgttcttctttgTGATCACTCGGTTTGATTGCAGATACTTGTTATTTGTCATTTTAGATCTGAACATTAAGCTAATTTGTAGTTTGGCAATGTTGCGAAGGAACTATGTATTGAATCTGTTGGGAATGAATTGATAGATCTATATAGCCTCCCATCCCCTGAAAGCCCCAATTCTCAAACCCTAGAAAGCTTCCAACTTCCCTTCCCTGCACGACCTTATAATATCACCTTCTCCTTTTTAACATCGTTCCCATTCGGCCCCTGACAGGCCGGAGCAAGAGAAAACCATTTAACACGTAGTTCCCGTTCTGTCCCCGTGAAGTCGGCGGTTTACGTAAATGACCCCGCAAACTTTACCCCTCGTTATCACTCCACGGCGGCCACCGTTCCCCAAATGCCCCTCCCCTCCCTCACCCACAACGACACTCCGCTGAGATCTCGACGCCGGCAACAGATCTTCCGCCGGGAGCTACTCTCTCACTGGTAATTCTCGATCTTCTCTCTCCCGATTTCGTGCTCTCGGTTCGCTCAATTGATTCAAAGTTGCGTATTCTTCACGGTTCTTGTCAATGTGAAATGactggaatcggaagtggatctcCACGCTCGGCTTGGAATCTGGGGTTTGGTTTCGGGGACTTGGGTTAGGGCTAGGGCTGCGGCGATGGTGGCCGGTGAGAAGGCGAAGCTGCTCTGTAGCTTCGGCGGCGACTTCGTGAACCAACATGGGAGGTCGTTGTATGTTGGGGGGAAGACTAGGCTGGTCTCGATCGATCGGTCGGCGAGCTTCCGGACGTTTATTTCGAAGATGTCAGAACTCTGCGATGTCGATCCCCGCTGCCTGGATGTCAGATTTCAGCTCCCCGACAGCGGTCTCGACTCCCGACTTATCTCGGTCGAGAATGATAATGATGTGAGGAATATGATGGAGGAGTTCGATTCCAACAGAAAGATCCCAATTTTCCTCTTCATTGTTAAGAGTGAGCATTCCGATGACGAGATTGCTGTTGTCTATAGGGAGCCTGCATCAGAAGCTGATATCGCAGAAACCCTCAGGTATTGACCTCTTGAATCCATGATTATGCTTGTGGTTATGTTTTGTAAGAAGTTTTGTCCGAAATAAGATAGCTTCTTGAGTTGTTCATCTTGTTGTTCCTTGTCCTTGTGCAAGTTTTGAGGCTTAATCAGATTGAGTAAACTGCAGAGAGACAGCAACTGTGATCGCGGAAGGGCCGCTCATCGGCCAGCATGGTCCGAGTACTTCAGTGGCATCCTCCGGAAGAGATTATGCGAGGCATCCGCCGGTCGGCTTAAGCATGTCGGGTGAGATGTTCAGGAAAGACTCTCAGTCATTAGTTGTTGGTCAAGAATATCAGGATGTGCAGACATTTCGCAATGCACTCACTAGCGCTGCCATTGCTGCAAATTTTGAGCTTTATATGATCCGGTCAGACCAGCGTCGTGTCACAGCAAGGTTGATCTCGACTTCCTGATTTGTCAGTAGTTTGGTTTTGTGACTATTAACTCAATTCTAATGCACGAGCAACCGTGCTTTTGTATCGAGATATCTCCTTGTGATAATATCAATTTCAGTTGATCTATTCATAAAGACAGTTAGTTGGCATCCATGAAGTTTGGTGAAGATACGATCATCTAAGAATACAATTCATGATACATCCATTTTTGTGTTGGTTTGCAAGTCCTGAGCTAGGTAGTCTTAACACAAAGTCAGGGTGTCATGCATTTATGATGGTATAGAAAGGAAAGACAGTTTGTCTGAGCAATTGGAGTTAATCCTCAATCCTGTCATTCAGAACTTTGGAGTCACCAGAGGTTGGACTTGGCGTTGGTCTTCAAACCGCTATCTCATGTTCCCTGTCTCCCCTTGGAGATAATTCATATgggaaattcataaaaataatggtAAAAGAGGAAAGgccattgttttttttttgtacgtGTTTTTCTACATTGTTATCAGTAGCTTTATTGTGCTTTCCTGGATGCAAAAGCAT
Above is a genomic segment from Musa acuminata AAA Group cultivar baxijiao chromosome BXJ3-4, Cavendish_Baxijiao_AAA, whole genome shotgun sequence containing:
- the LOC103982148 gene encoding uncharacterized protein LOC103982148 isoform X1, whose amino-acid sequence is MDKQTNHKRVESGGSIFRRLICKQATEDASSNEDKVPCNTPRRSVGSRTDSSFEGMASGSSVNGDNLMSSGRYVRDHGSLLSLQPWIFRKGNYSTGEETGKANGKCSENCRYDMDGFMYNSSAEFSPLSVSLGHSCGRGRSSLRTRRPRQHSIKPLSSLENCLVPQIYSENFEFEEFVFSSFPSPAAPALRPFVITDGSKIISKSSFGDMDIPFGNGIQERNMKRVMGVSSLPEPRTPKRKSRETPDEKLESFNSQRSCRGCHQKAHIVFPGSLDGMHIFSVGVSLGFVSAILSNRKEIEKLNNMLKSSENLVQDLEEELEMKESIIVKELADEACGCQEPSDIIAEIETTESSRIQVSSSYFLTQNNEHNLLLLPKEDSRSKIEAELEIELERLELNIASSLNGEMSTFNEIDPDLIADVVHGDLKADLLPGGASEEYADNASDSKSASTNYTNNFNYAVSPRELSLRLYEVIQHRLEERIKELEIELQKTQKQLQLVESEHVSRRAFSSSDMGSSSNQDSPMDLTADTAFSRPFCLNLAGDALDAYDEAYEEFMRVATTEEKLPSTTNSDNELQYGLPSSDRSLIWGMEGPKYRGSEPTWEQNLKKREPDVTHEIYTAYEDDDDDEMKTLIEQIMERTRQGSTIVVNAQRMLFSMDD
- the LOC103982148 gene encoding uncharacterized protein LOC103982148 isoform X3, with the protein product MDKQTNHKRVESGGSIFRRLICKQATEDASSNEDKVPCNTPRRSVGSRTDSSFEGMASGSSVNGDNLMSSGRYVRDHGSLLSLQPWIFRKGNYSTGEETGKANGKCSENCRYDMDGFMYNSSAEFSPLSVSLGHSCGRGRSSLRTRRPRQHSIKPLSSLENCLVPQIYSENFEFEEFVFSSFPSPAAPALRPFVITDGSKIISKSSFGDMDIPFGNGIQERNMKRVMGVSSLPEPRTPKRKSRETPDEKLESFNSQRSCRGCHQKGSLDGMHIFSVGVSLGFVSAILSNRKEIEKLNNMLKSSENLVQDLEEELEMKESIIVKELADEACGCQEPSDIIAEIETTESSRIQVSSSYFLTQNNEHNLLLLPKEDSRSKIEAELEIELERLELNIASSLNGEMSTFNEIDPDLIADVVHGDLKADLLPGGASEEYADNASDSKSASTNYTNNFNYAVSPRELSLRLYEVIQHRLEERIKELEIELQKTQKQLQLVESEHVSRRAFSSSDMGSSSNQDSPMDLTADTAFSRPFCLNLAGDALDAYDEAYEEFMRVATTEEKLPSTTNSDNELQYGLPSSDRSLIWGMEGPKYRGSEPTWEQNLKKREPDVTHEIYTAYEDDDDDEMKTLIEQIMERTRQGSTIVVNAQRMLFSMDD
- the LOC103982148 gene encoding uncharacterized protein LOC103982148 isoform X2; translation: MDKQTNHKRVESGGSIFRRLICKQATEDASSNEDKVPCNTPRRSVGSRTDSSFEGMASGSSVNGDNLMSSGRYVRDHGSLLSLQPWIFRKGNYSTGEETGKANGKCSENCRYDMDGFMYNSSAEFSPLSVSLGHSCGRGRSSLRTRRPRQHSIKPLSSLENCLVPQIYSENFEFEEFVFSSFPSPAAPALRPFVITDGSKIISKSSFGDMDIPFGNGIQERNMKRVMGVSSLPEPRTPKRKSRETPDEKLESFNSQRSCRGCHQKVFPGSLDGMHIFSVGVSLGFVSAILSNRKEIEKLNNMLKSSENLVQDLEEELEMKESIIVKELADEACGCQEPSDIIAEIETTESSRIQVSSSYFLTQNNEHNLLLLPKEDSRSKIEAELEIELERLELNIASSLNGEMSTFNEIDPDLIADVVHGDLKADLLPGGASEEYADNASDSKSASTNYTNNFNYAVSPRELSLRLYEVIQHRLEERIKELEIELQKTQKQLQLVESEHVSRRAFSSSDMGSSSNQDSPMDLTADTAFSRPFCLNLAGDALDAYDEAYEEFMRVATTEEKLPSTTNSDNELQYGLPSSDRSLIWGMEGPKYRGSEPTWEQNLKKREPDVTHEIYTAYEDDDDDEMKTLIEQIMERTRQGSTIVVNAQRMLFSMDD
- the LOC135636552 gene encoding uncharacterized protein LOC135636552; the protein is MVAGEKAKLLCSFGGDFVNQHGRSLYVGGKTRLVSIDRSASFRTFISKMSELCDVDPRCLDVRFQLPDSGLDSRLISVENDNDVRNMMEEFDSNRKIPIFLFIVKSEHSDDEIAVVYREPASEADIAETLRETATVIAEGPLIGQHGPSTSVASSGRDYARHPPVGLSMSGEMFRKDSQSLVVGQEYQDVQTFRNALTSAAIAANFELYMIRSDQRRVTARCAAEGCTWRVHASKLPQVSTFRIRTLTPEHTCIRSNDAGHRQATAKWIANCIRDKLRQNRNYKPREIINDIHREYGVLITYKRAFLGRQKALEELHDEPGRDMVLADNDYEHIMDNNNEEIQTWSDLDDPPRKKRGYQPHQSKEVRALHCTRCNQIGHNRRTCTIPESIQGGIR